Proteins co-encoded in one Medicago truncatula cultivar Jemalong A17 chromosome 8, MtrunA17r5.0-ANR, whole genome shotgun sequence genomic window:
- the LOC25500148 gene encoding probable esterase PIR7A produces MFKRGRHVIVLILLFFILSFSVDVNGKHFVLVHGAGHGAWCWYKVATMLKSAGHNVTTIDMAASGINPIQVQEIHSISKYYEPLMTFMESLPPKEKVILVGHSYGGIPLSVAMEKFSKKVSVAVFVTALVMSETLNFTSVIQENERRTQQNPPQLLFFNGPNSPPTALLLGSKLLASHLYQLSPNEDLTLGSSLVRPHPIFNDIKLVLKETRVTKQRNGRVPKVFIISKGDNIIKEDMQLWIIERTGPYVEVKVIKDSDHMVMFSKPKKLTSHILKIAHKY; encoded by the exons ATGTTTAAACGGGGAAGACACGTAATTGTGTTgattcttctcttcttcatTCTTTCATTTTCTGTTGATGTTAATGGAAAGCACTTTGTGCTTGTTCATGGAGCTGGCCATGGTGCATGGTGTTGGTATAAGGTTGCAACTATGCTTAAATCAGCTGGTCATAATGTTACAACTATTGACATGGCTGCTTCAGGTATCAATCCAATACAAGTTCAAGagattcattcaatttcaaaatattatgaacCATTGATGACATTTATGGAATCTCTTCCTCCAAAGGAGAAGGTGATTCTTGTGGGTCATAGTTATGGAGGGATACCCTTATCTGTTGCTATGGAAAAGTTCTCTAAGAAAGTTTCGGTTGCAGTTTTTGTCACTGCACTGGTTATGAGTGAAACCCTTAATTTCACAAGTGTAATTCAAGAG AATGAGAGAAGAACTCAACAAAATCCTCCACAATTATTGTTCTTTAATGGACCAAACAGTCCTCCAACTGCCTTGTTGCTTGGATCCAAACTCTTGGCATCTCATCTGTATCAATTATCGCCTAAtgag GATTTAACACTTGGATCATCATTGGTGAGGCCACATCCTATCTTTAACGACATAAAACTAGTGTTGAAAGAAACAAGAGTTACCAAGCAGAGGAATGGAAGGGTACCAAAAGTCTTCATTATCAGCAAAGGAGACAATATCATCAAAGAGGATATGCAATTATGGATAATTGAGAGAACTGGTCCATATGTTGAAGTGAAAGTGATAAAGGATTCAGATCACATGGTCATGTTCTCTAAACCTAAAAAACTCACCTCTCACATTCTAAAGATTGCTCACAAATACTAA